Proteins from one Fusobacterium perfoetens genomic window:
- a CDS encoding 2-hydroxycarboxylate transporter family protein: protein MFLKQRRFNYGKKTFSELFSLKEAKWSGLTLPMFLVLLGIVTFIVYTPFNGVVGGFVRPNFLTIFTILAVFGILFGEIGDRIPVWNDYIGGGTVLVFFISAVMGTYNLVPQKMLDSIEIFYGKQPVNFLEIFIPALIVGSVLTVNRKTLVQAISGYIPLILVGVLGATIGGVITGLCFGKAPLDIVMNYVLPIMGGGTGAGAIPMSEMWAQKTGRPSSEWFAFAISILTIANVIVIITGALLNKLGKSKPSLTGNGSLIIENSKEAVKDEEVKMEVGQKEFAAALVFTGVLFMFAHLSAELWSTLNFSFEMHRLAFLVIYAIILNVTNVVPTPLKAGAKNMQTFFSKYTIWILMGAVGFGTDVQEIINSLTPANLVIAIGIVLGAVIFIMLLSRTMKFYPIEAAITAGLCMANRGGSGDVAVLGAADRMELMSFAQISSRVGGAMMLIIGSIVFGIFG, encoded by the coding sequence ATTTTTTTAAAGCAAAGGAGATTTAATTATGGCAAAAAAACTTTTTCTGAATTATTCAGTTTAAAAGAAGCAAAATGGAGTGGACTAACTTTACCTATGTTTTTAGTATTATTAGGTATAGTAACATTTATTGTTTACACACCTTTCAATGGAGTTGTTGGAGGATTTGTTAGACCTAATTTTCTAACAATATTTACAATATTAGCAGTGTTTGGAATTTTATTTGGAGAGATTGGAGATAGAATTCCTGTATGGAATGATTATATTGGTGGAGGAACAGTTTTAGTATTTTTTATTTCGGCAGTAATGGGAACATACAATTTAGTACCTCAAAAAATGTTAGATTCTATAGAGATATTTTATGGGAAACAACCAGTAAATTTCTTGGAAATATTTATACCTGCTTTGATTGTAGGTTCAGTTTTAACAGTTAATAGAAAAACATTAGTACAAGCTATATCAGGATATATTCCACTTATTTTAGTAGGAGTTTTAGGAGCAACAATAGGTGGAGTAATAACAGGATTATGTTTTGGAAAAGCACCTCTTGATATTGTGATGAATTATGTTTTACCTATAATGGGCGGAGGAACAGGAGCTGGAGCTATACCTATGTCTGAGATGTGGGCTCAAAAAACAGGAAGACCTTCAAGTGAATGGTTTGCTTTTGCTATTTCAATCTTAACAATAGCTAATGTTATTGTAATTATAACTGGAGCTTTATTAAATAAATTAGGAAAATCAAAACCTAGCTTAACAGGAAATGGAAGTTTAATAATAGAAAATTCAAAAGAAGCAGTTAAAGATGAAGAGGTAAAAATGGAAGTTGGACAAAAAGAGTTTGCAGCAGCTTTAGTTTTTACAGGAGTATTATTTATGTTTGCACATCTTTCAGCTGAATTATGGAGTACATTAAATTTTTCTTTTGAAATGCACAGATTAGCATTTTTAGTTATCTATGCAATTATTTTAAATGTAACTAATGTTGTCCCAACACCATTAAAAGCTGGAGCTAAAAATATGCAAACATTTTTCTCAAAATATACTATTTGGATATTAATGGGAGCAGTAGGTTTTGGAACTGATGTACAAGAGATTATAAATTCTTTAACACCAGCAAATTTAGTAATAGCAATAGGAATTGTATTAGGAGCAGTTATATTTATAATGTTACTTTCTAGAACAATGAAGTTTTATCCTATAGAGGCAGCGATAACAGCTGGGCTATGTATGGCAAACAGAGGTGGTTCAGGAGATGTGGCTGTACTTGGAGCAGCAGACAGAATGGAGTTAATGTCATTTGCACAAATTTCTTCGAGAGTTGGAGGAGCAATGATGTTAATCATAGGTTCTATTGTATTTGGAATTTTTGGATAA
- a CDS encoding ATP-binding protein: MTEIKVNLRESNLKEDIFLESIRTSYRKKIWSKFVKAINDFNLIEDGDKIAVGVSGGKDSLLLCKLFQELKRDKSKNFEVAFISMNPGFEAMDIEQFKKNLEILNIPCHIFNSDVWEIAFREDPENPCFLCAKMRRGVLYNKVEELGFNKLALGHHFDDIIETALINMFYAGTIKTMVPNVSSTSGKLSVIRPMAYIKEEDIISFTRRNNIQAMGCGCPVESGKTDSKRKEIKNLLKDLEQKNKNIKQSIFNSLKNINLDFVMGYTRGNKND; this comes from the coding sequence ATGACTGAAATAAAAGTTAATCTTAGAGAGAGTAATTTAAAAGAGGATATATTTTTGGAAAGTATCCGTACAAGTTATAGAAAAAAAATCTGGTCTAAGTTTGTGAAAGCTATAAATGATTTTAATCTGATAGAGGATGGAGATAAAATCGCCGTAGGAGTATCTGGTGGAAAGGATAGTCTTTTACTTTGTAAACTTTTCCAAGAATTAAAAAGAGATAAAAGTAAAAATTTTGAAGTGGCTTTTATCAGTATGAATCCCGGTTTTGAGGCTATGGATATTGAGCAATTTAAGAAAAATCTTGAAATTTTAAATATCCCTTGTCATATATTTAACTCTGATGTATGGGAGATCGCTTTTCGTGAAGATCCTGAAAATCCTTGTTTTCTTTGTGCTAAGATGAGAAGAGGGGTTTTATACAACAAAGTTGAGGAGTTAGGATTTAATAAACTTGCTCTTGGACACCACTTTGATGATATTATAGAAACAGCCCTTATAAATATGTTTTACGCTGGAACTATCAAAACAATGGTGCCAAATGTATCATCTACTAGTGGAAAACTATCTGTAATAAGACCAATGGCATACATAAAAGAAGAGGATATTATATCTTTTACAAGAAGAAACAATATTCAAGCTATGGGTTGTGGTTGTCCTGTTGAATCTGGAAAAACTGACTCTAAAAGAAAAGAGATAAAAAATCTTTTAAAAGACCTTGAACAAAAAAATAAAAATATAAAACAAAGTATATTTAACTCCCTAAAAAATATAAATCTTGATTTTGTTATGGGATATACTAGAGGAAATAAAAATGATTAG
- a CDS encoding tRNA 2-thiocytidine biosynthesis TtcA family protein yields MIRINDIFELHNLKVDNYLFEVMEDSLKIINRKEKFEINLKYNKENVISTLETIKKLTEIKIVLDSFKEREILSYIESKGFNKLLWNPIGKAMHRFNMIEAGDRVAVGISGGKDSIVLFNALVRIKKIANLDFEIIPIHIHMKEDLSDLSELTAYIKKFGYDLKVIETNLGNLVKEKNPCFLCGRLRRGILYTFMKENSINKLALGHHKDDIIETFLLNIIYQGNRNIMKPAYFSDEHQVTVIRPLAFVEEKNIISYSKKLSLPILETKCPYEMSVDSKRLRIKNIIKDISLETPDVRSTILNSINDLF; encoded by the coding sequence ATGATTAGAATAAATGATATTTTTGAACTTCATAACCTAAAAGTAGATAACTATCTTTTTGAAGTTATGGAGGACAGTTTAAAAATTATAAACAGAAAAGAAAAATTTGAAATAAATCTTAAGTATAACAAAGAAAATGTTATCTCTACCCTAGAAACTATAAAAAAATTAACAGAGATAAAAATAGTTTTAGATAGCTTTAAGGAAAGAGAGATACTTTCGTATATAGAGAGCAAAGGTTTTAATAAACTTCTTTGGAATCCTATCGGAAAAGCTATGCACAGATTTAATATGATAGAGGCAGGGGATAGGGTAGCTGTTGGAATTTCTGGGGGAAAAGACAGTATAGTTCTTTTTAATGCCCTTGTAAGAATAAAAAAAATAGCTAATTTAGATTTTGAGATTATCCCAATCCATATCCATATGAAAGAGGATTTATCAGACCTTAGTGAGCTTACAGCTTATATCAAAAAATTTGGTTATGATTTAAAAGTTATAGAAACTAACCTTGGAAACTTAGTAAAAGAGAAAAATCCTTGTTTCCTTTGTGGAAGATTAAGACGTGGGATATTATATACTTTTATGAAAGAGAATAGTATAAATAAACTTGCCCTTGGACATCATAAAGATGATATTATAGAAACTTTCCTTTTAAATATCATCTATCAAGGGAATAGAAATATTATGAAACCAGCTTATTTTTCTGATGAGCATCAAGTAACAGTTATAAGACCACTTGCTTTTGTAGAGGAAAAAAATATAATAAGCTATTCTAAAAAACTTTCTCTTCCTATTCTTGAGACAAAATGTCCTTATGAAATGAGTGTGGATTCTAAAAGACTTAGAATAAAAAATATTATAAAAGATATTTCTCTTGAAACACCTGATGTAAGAAGTACCATTCTTAACAGTATAAATGATTTGTTTTAG
- a CDS encoding FeoA family protein, which translates to MVVPLAFAEMNKTLTIVEISDKCRHKNFLLEKGFCAGTSIVLKNSSDGNFIVEINESQYIIGFSYAKNILVK; encoded by the coding sequence ATGGTTGTTCCTTTGGCATTTGCTGAGATGAATAAAACTCTCACAATAGTAGAGATATCAGACAAATGTAGACATAAAAATTTTTTACTAGAAAAAGGGTTCTGTGCAGGAACTAGCATTGTTTTAAAAAACTCTTCCGATGGTAACTTTATTGTAGAAATCAACGAATCCCAATATATTATCGGATTTAGTTATGCAAAAAATATATTAGTAAAATAG
- a CDS encoding FeoA family protein — MNLSELKKGEKARIIKIGKIGELKKRLIEMGITPGEIILFDRNAPLGDPQEFLVKENGISIRKEDSKNIEIELVK, encoded by the coding sequence ATGAACTTAAGCGAGTTAAAAAAAGGGGAAAAAGCAAGAATTATAAAGATTGGAAAAATAGGTGAACTAAAAAAAAGACTTATTGAAATGGGAATAACTCCGGGAGAAATAATCCTATTTGATAGAAATGCACCACTTGGTGACCCACAAGAATTTCTTGTAAAAGAAAACGGAATCTCTATAAGAAAAGAAGATTCTAAAAATATTGAAATCGAGTTAGTTAAATAA
- the feoB gene encoding ferrous iron transport protein B: MIKIAFAGNPNVGKSALINAIAGSNLKVGNWAGVTVEKKEASFVHNGEEITMIDLPGVYSLSPRSLEENITRDFITDENPDVIINVIEAPNIERNLYLTLLLKELGKPMVMALNFYDEFENLNHSLDIPLLSEKLEMPVVKTSAIKGTGLSELLNKAIEVAKAKKIPSFKITFDSYIDEQYNLIKKKITADKKLDKIVEKYGINFVIIKLLEKDVNFLKKSKDIFGLDIENYLDENIKVIEDKYDDDIDTILAERRYGEIKGILADTLKTSLKSRLDFSEKIDKVLLNRAFGLPIFFLIIGLLMTVVFNGSAPFIDWIDGFIGGFIGKYVGLLVEGTPDWLQSLVVDGIIGGVGGVLTFIPLMFLLYFFLSILEESGYMSRVAFLMDKIMRTLGLNGKAFVPMVVGFGCTVPAIYSTRTLEDQNSRKLTAALVPFMSCGARLPVYGLFTAAFFGQKAGLVVMSLYMFGIVIAILLGTFLKRFDEFKGENKALLIELAPYRIPGLKVILKSACRRTGGYLKKATSIILGILMLLWALTYFPNQGDAEHSYMATIGKTIAPVLKPTGFADRWEPVAAVVPSIAAKEIVVGFMAQVLELPEEETEEVVEEPTTFSEDLKEQVVGLGQAFVDSAKGILSFDIAGLFSAPSAEEVEEEGMGVVKATSNLWTDDLAPLRAYSFMVFILTVVPCAVTLGAIKQEFGTKYLLKLSGIMLIIPYICSTLIFQIGRLFM; encoded by the coding sequence ATGATAAAAATCGCATTCGCAGGAAATCCAAACGTTGGAAAGAGTGCATTAATTAACGCAATAGCTGGTTCTAACTTAAAAGTTGGTAACTGGGCAGGAGTTACTGTTGAGAAGAAAGAGGCGTCTTTTGTTCACAATGGTGAAGAAATTACTATGATAGACTTACCGGGAGTTTATAGTTTAAGTCCACGTAGTCTAGAGGAAAATATAACTAGAGATTTTATAACTGATGAAAATCCAGATGTTATTATAAACGTTATCGAAGCACCAAACATTGAAAGAAACCTATACCTTACACTTCTTTTGAAAGAACTTGGAAAACCTATGGTAATGGCTCTTAACTTCTATGATGAGTTTGAAAATTTAAACCATAGCCTTGATATCCCTCTTCTATCAGAAAAATTAGAAATGCCTGTTGTTAAAACTTCGGCTATAAAAGGAACTGGGCTTTCTGAACTTCTTAATAAAGCTATTGAAGTGGCTAAAGCTAAAAAAATCCCATCTTTTAAGATAACATTTGATTCTTACATAGATGAGCAATACAATCTTATTAAGAAAAAAATAACTGCTGACAAAAAATTAGATAAAATCGTTGAAAAATATGGAATAAACTTTGTAATCATCAAACTTCTTGAAAAAGATGTAAACTTCTTAAAAAAATCTAAAGATATTTTTGGACTTGATATAGAAAATTATCTTGATGAAAATATAAAAGTTATTGAAGATAAATATGATGATGATATTGATACAATTTTAGCAGAGAGAAGATATGGAGAGATAAAAGGAATCCTAGCTGACACTTTAAAAACATCTCTAAAATCAAGACTTGACTTCTCTGAAAAAATAGATAAAGTTCTTTTAAATAGAGCTTTCGGTCTTCCAATATTCTTCTTAATAATCGGTCTTTTAATGACAGTGGTATTTAATGGAAGTGCTCCTTTTATCGATTGGATAGATGGATTTATCGGTGGATTTATTGGAAAATATGTTGGACTTTTGGTAGAGGGAACACCAGATTGGTTACAATCTCTTGTAGTTGATGGTATAATCGGTGGAGTTGGAGGAGTTTTAACATTTATTCCACTAATGTTCTTACTATATTTCTTCTTATCTATCTTAGAAGAAAGTGGATATATGTCAAGAGTTGCTTTCTTAATGGATAAAATAATGAGAACTTTAGGATTAAACGGAAAAGCATTCGTTCCAATGGTAGTTGGATTTGGTTGTACAGTTCCTGCTATCTATTCTACTAGAACACTAGAAGATCAAAATTCTAGAAAATTAACTGCTGCTCTTGTACCATTTATGTCTTGTGGAGCTAGACTTCCAGTTTATGGATTATTTACAGCTGCATTCTTTGGACAAAAAGCAGGATTAGTTGTTATGTCATTATATATGTTTGGTATTGTTATAGCTATTCTTCTTGGAACTTTCTTAAAAAGATTTGATGAATTTAAAGGAGAAAATAAGGCTTTACTTATAGAACTTGCACCATATAGAATCCCAGGATTAAAAGTTATATTAAAATCAGCTTGTAGAAGAACTGGTGGATATTTAAAGAAAGCTACTAGTATAATTCTTGGAATATTAATGTTACTTTGGGCTTTAACTTATTTCCCTAACCAAGGAGATGCGGAACATTCTTATATGGCAACTATCGGAAAAACTATCGCTCCAGTTTTAAAACCTACTGGATTTGCTGATAGATGGGAACCTGTTGCTGCTGTTGTACCAAGTATCGCTGCAAAAGAAATCGTTGTTGGATTTATGGCTCAAGTATTAGAGTTACCTGAAGAAGAAACTGAAGAAGTTGTAGAAGAACCAACAACATTTAGTGAAGATTTAAAAGAACAAGTAGTTGGTTTAGGTCAAGCTTTCGTAGATTCTGCAAAAGGAATTTTAAGCTTTGATATAGCTGGACTTTTCTCTGCTCCTTCTGCTGAAGAAGTTGAAGAAGAGGGAATGGGAGTTGTAAAAGCTACATCTAACCTTTGGACAGATGATTTAGCACCACTTAGAGCTTACTCATTTATGGTATTTATCCTTACAGTAGTTCCTTGTGCTGTTACTTTAGGAGCTATCAAACAAGAGTTTGGAACTAAATATCTATTAAAACTTTCTGGAATTATGTTAATTATTCCATATATCTGCTCTACTTTAATCTTCCAAATAGGTCGTTTATTTATGTAG
- a CDS encoding FeoB-associated Cys-rich membrane protein codes for MKTYILIGVLIILALYSFRALYRNFTGKDGCASCGHDKKDGEGCGCSGNCGSCNCSHTEKK; via the coding sequence ATGAAAACTTATATCTTAATAGGAGTTTTAATAATCTTAGCTCTATATTCTTTTAGAGCTTTATATAGAAATTTTACTGGAAAAGATGGTTGTGCATCTTGTGGACACGACAAAAAAGATGGAGAGGGTTGTGGTTGTAGCGGAAATTGTGGCTCTTGCAACTGCTCTCACACTGAGAAAAAATAA
- the murI gene encoding glutamate racemase, translated as MNRNYNIGVFDSGLGGVTVLKELRKLLPNENIIYFGDTKNVPYGEKTKEEIQALSHKIVDFLTKNNCKVIIIACNTASIAAYEYLRSVSSVPIIGIINSGLESIKKNTYKEIGIIGTPFTVNSGEYPKRLSLRDKNLKVNSVGCDKLCPMIEKGWQNFEDRGEVLESYLDKLPNTCEALLLACTHYPFIIEDIKKRFKGNILDPSEKCACEVYRSLKEANLLNEQKEVGKTEFYVSSDKDSFKNKAQEFLGASIDSVFEINL; from the coding sequence ATGAATAGAAATTACAACATAGGAGTTTTTGACTCAGGTCTTGGTGGAGTTACAGTTTTAAAAGAACTTAGAAAACTTTTACCAAATGAAAATATCATATATTTTGGAGATACTAAAAATGTCCCTTATGGTGAAAAAACAAAAGAGGAGATTCAAGCTTTATCCCATAAAATAGTGGATTTTCTAACTAAAAATAATTGTAAAGTTATAATAATAGCTTGTAATACAGCCTCTATTGCTGCTTATGAATACTTAAGAAGTGTATCTTCTGTTCCTATTATTGGAATTATAAATTCTGGTTTGGAGTCTATTAAAAAAAATACATATAAAGAGATCGGTATAATTGGAACACCTTTTACTGTAAATAGCGGAGAATATCCTAAAAGATTAAGCCTAAGAGATAAAAATCTAAAGGTTAATTCTGTTGGTTGTGATAAACTATGTCCTATGATAGAAAAAGGGTGGCAAAATTTTGAAGATAGAGGTGAGGTTTTGGAAAGCTATCTTGATAAACTTCCAAATACCTGCGAGGCTCTACTTTTAGCTTGTACACACTATCCTTTCATTATAGAGGATATCAAAAAGAGATTTAAGGGGAATATCTTAGACCCTAGTGAAAAATGTGCTTGTGAGGTTTATCGTTCTTTAAAAGAGGCTAACCTTTTAAATGAACAAAAAGAAGTTGGTAAGACAGAATTTTATGTAAGCAGTGATAAAGATAGCTTTAAGAATAAGGCTCAAGAGTTTTTGGGAGCTAGTATAGATAGTGTTTTTGAGATAAATTTATAG